A section of the Paracoccaceae bacterium genome encodes:
- the argH gene encoding argininosuccinate lyase, with the protein MSNSQNTMWGGRFAAGPDAIMQAINASISFDQRLAAQDIAGSQAHAAMLAAQGIITDSDAAAIGKGLLTVLSEIEGGTFTFVTELEDIHMNVEARLRALIGTPAGRLHTARSRNDQVALDFRMWVRDQCDAAIEGLRSLQGALLDQADAGADWVMPGFTHLQVAQPVTWGHHMMAYVEMLGRDVSRFQDARTRMNECPLGAAALAGTSFPIDRDATASALGFDRPAANSLDAVADRDFALEFLSAASICAMHLSRFAEELVIWSSAQFRFVSLSDRFSTGSSIMPQKKNPDAAELIRAKIGRILGATVGLFTVMKGLPLTYSKDMQEDKEQVFDAADALMLALAAMDGMVRDMSANQDALRAAAASGFSTATDLADWLVRILDMPFREAHHVTGTLVALAEGKGCDLPDLTLSDMQGVHSGITDAVFDVLSVENSVASRTSLGGTAPVRVREQIAIWRDRLAKPG; encoded by the coding sequence ATGAGCAATTCCCAGAACACCATGTGGGGTGGCCGTTTTGCCGCCGGACCGGACGCGATCATGCAGGCGATCAACGCCTCGATCAGCTTCGACCAGCGGCTGGCGGCACAGGATATCGCCGGTAGCCAGGCCCACGCCGCCATGTTGGCCGCGCAGGGTATCATTACCGATAGCGATGCGGCGGCGATTGGCAAAGGGCTCCTCACAGTGTTGTCAGAGATCGAGGGCGGCACCTTCACATTTGTGACCGAACTTGAAGACATCCACATGAATGTTGAGGCGCGGTTACGCGCGTTGATTGGCACGCCCGCCGGGCGGCTGCACACCGCCCGGTCGCGCAACGATCAGGTGGCGCTGGATTTTCGCATGTGGGTCCGGGATCAGTGTGACGCGGCCATTGAAGGGCTGCGTAGCCTGCAGGGCGCGCTGCTGGATCAGGCCGACGCGGGGGCAGATTGGGTGATGCCCGGTTTCACCCATTTGCAGGTCGCACAGCCGGTGACCTGGGGCCATCACATGATGGCCTATGTCGAAATGCTGGGGCGCGACGTATCGCGGTTTCAGGACGCGCGCACCCGGATGAACGAATGCCCGCTGGGGGCCGCCGCGCTGGCCGGGACCTCATTCCCGATTGACCGGGATGCGACGGCAAGCGCGCTGGGCTTCGACCGCCCTGCGGCCAATTCGCTGGATGCGGTGGCCGACCGTGATTTCGCGCTGGAGTTCCTGAGTGCGGCCAGCATCTGCGCCATGCACCTTTCCCGTTTCGCAGAAGAACTGGTGATCTGGTCTTCTGCGCAGTTCCGCTTTGTCAGCCTGTCGGATCGGTTCTCGACCGGGTCGTCGATCATGCCGCAGAAGAAAAACCCCGACGCGGCCGAACTGATCCGCGCCAAGATCGGGCGGATTCTGGGTGCGACTGTGGGGCTGTTCACGGTGATGAAGGGTCTTCCGCTGACCTATTCCAAGGATATGCAGGAAGATAAGGAACAGGTGTTCGATGCCGCCGACGCGCTGATGCTGGCCCTGGCCGCAATGGACGGTATGGTGCGCGATATGTCTGCCAATCAGGATGCCCTGCGCGCCGCAGCGGCCAGCGGGTTTTCGACCGCGACGGATCTTGCCGACTGGCTGGTTCGGATATTGGATATGCCATTCCGTGAAGCGCATCATGTGACCGGCACGCTGGTCGCCCTTGCCGAAGGGAAGGGTTGCGATCTGCCGGATCTGACGCTGTCTGATATGCAGGGCGTTCACAGCGGGATCACCGACGCGGTGTTCGATGTGCTGAGTGTCGAGAACTCGGTCGCCTCGCGCACCTCATTGGGTGGTACGGCCCCGGTGCGGGTGCGCGAACAGATTGCGATCTGGCGCGACCGGTTGGCAAAACCCGGCTGA
- a CDS encoding redoxin domain-containing protein, producing MRVLKLIALYTALALSANSAAAGIEEAEALRSGTMKKLFFHSSGKPVSDATFTDADGAEFTLADWNGKYVVLNFWATWCAPCRKEMPALDALQAELGSDTFAVVTVATGRNPLPAITKFFDENEIGNLPILLDPKTELSRGMAALGLPVTMILNPNGEEIARMQGDAEWNGDSAIALLRALMDLPES from the coding sequence ATGCGGGTTTTGAAACTTATCGCGCTTTATACGGCCCTCGCGCTTAGCGCAAACAGCGCCGCCGCCGGAATTGAAGAGGCGGAGGCTTTGCGCAGCGGGACGATGAAGAAACTGTTCTTCCATTCTTCCGGGAAACCTGTGTCCGACGCCACATTCACGGACGCCGATGGCGCCGAATTCACCCTGGCCGACTGGAATGGAAAATACGTCGTCCTGAATTTCTGGGCGACATGGTGCGCGCCTTGCCGGAAAGAAATGCCTGCGCTGGACGCACTTCAGGCCGAATTAGGGTCAGACACCTTCGCGGTCGTCACCGTCGCCACCGGCCGCAACCCGCTTCCCGCGATCACCAAGTTCTTCGATGAAAACGAGATCGGGAACTTGCCGATCCTGCTGGATCCCAAAACTGAACTGTCGCGTGGCATGGCTGCGCTGGGCCTGCCGGTCACGATGATCCTGAACCCGAACGGGGAAGAGATTGCGCGCATGCAGGGCGATGCGGAATGGAACGGTGACAGCGCGATTGCCCTTCTGCGCGCCCTGATGGACCTGCCGGAAAGCTGA
- a CDS encoding YqgE/AlgH family protein, with protein MPAFANSDLTGQLLIAMPGMGDPRFEKSVVFICAHSDEGSMGLIVNKPTPELPFEALLKQLDIDVGPAARQIRVHFGGPVENGRGFVLHSADYDGNDSTLKVDDDFGMTATLDILEDLARGKGPDQALLALGYAGWGPGQLEDEIIQNGWLTAEAAESLVFAPDDAAKWTGALNSLGIDPLTLSAAAGRA; from the coding sequence ATGCCTGCGTTTGCAAACAGTGACCTGACCGGCCAGCTTCTGATCGCCATGCCCGGTATGGGCGATCCGCGGTTCGAAAAGTCGGTCGTGTTTATCTGTGCGCATTCCGACGAAGGCTCGATGGGGCTGATCGTCAATAAACCAACGCCGGAACTGCCGTTCGAGGCGTTGTTGAAACAGCTGGATATCGACGTCGGCCCGGCCGCGCGTCAGATCCGGGTGCATTTCGGTGGTCCGGTCGAAAACGGGCGCGGCTTTGTGCTGCATAGTGCCGATTACGATGGCAATGACTCGACCCTGAAGGTGGATGACGATTTCGGGATGACCGCAACCTTGGATATTCTGGAAGACCTGGCGCGCGGCAAAGGCCCGGATCAGGCACTGCTGGCGCTGGGCTATGCCGGATGGGGGCCCGGGCAGCTGGAGGACGAGATCATCCAGAATGGCTGGCTAACCGCCGAAGCTGCCGAATCGCTGGTCTTTGCGCCGGATGATGCCGCCAAATGGACCGGAGCGTTGAATTCACTTGGCATCGACCCGCTGACACTATCGGCAGCGGCCGGACGCGCCTGA
- a CDS encoding threonylcarbamoyl-AMP synthase — translation MVQHEHHVGKRAAIGHGRAGPSNGRAAWQARVRRIIAWFQQAEDGPRAPPRQPETQRQRINPVTERLQPDRNGIARAAELLRGGSCVAFPTETVYGLGADAMDDRAVAAVFAAKDRPEFNPLIAHVADSDAAHKLVKFNQAAERLAAGFWPGPLTLVLPLLPETAISPLVTAGLDTLAVRVPANPLAQSLLKAVGIPVAAPSANPSGRVSPTTADHVLDGLSGRIAAVLDGGPCAVGLESTIVGCGHESTLLRPGGLPVEAIEACLGHPLATAPEGATPIAPGQLASHYAPNGAVRLNASEARAGETLIGFGKISGDVTLSAGGDLSEAAANLFRILRQMDARGVTHIAVAPIPDTGLGRAINDRLRRAAAPRTP, via the coding sequence ATGGTCCAGCATGAACATCATGTCGGCAAGCGGGCTGCGATAGGTCATGGGCGGGCGGGTCCTTCAAACGGACGCGCAGCTTGGCAAGCCCGCGTGCGTCGGATAATCGCATGGTTTCAACAGGCTGAGGATGGGCCGCGCGCGCCGCCACGGCAACCCGAAACGCAACGTCAGAGGATTAATCCGGTGACCGAACGGCTGCAGCCTGACCGGAACGGCATCGCCAGGGCGGCTGAGTTGCTGCGCGGCGGGTCCTGTGTCGCCTTCCCGACCGAGACGGTTTACGGCCTTGGCGCGGATGCAATGGATGACCGTGCCGTCGCTGCTGTCTTTGCAGCCAAGGATCGCCCCGAGTTCAACCCGCTGATCGCCCATGTTGCCGACTCTGATGCCGCGCACAAACTGGTCAAGTTCAACCAGGCCGCCGAACGCCTTGCAGCGGGTTTCTGGCCCGGACCGCTAACTCTGGTTCTGCCGCTATTGCCCGAAACGGCCATCTCGCCGCTGGTGACTGCCGGTCTTGATACGCTGGCGGTGCGGGTTCCGGCCAATCCGCTGGCGCAGTCTTTGCTGAAGGCCGTGGGCATTCCGGTCGCCGCCCCTTCGGCAAACCCATCGGGCCGGGTCAGCCCGACAACGGCGGACCACGTTCTTGACGGGCTGAGCGGTCGGATCGCGGCGGTTCTTGATGGCGGCCCCTGCGCGGTCGGTCTGGAATCCACCATTGTCGGATGCGGCCATGAATCGACCCTATTACGCCCCGGGGGCCTTCCGGTCGAAGCGATCGAGGCATGCCTTGGCCATCCGCTGGCGACGGCGCCGGAAGGCGCGACGCCAATCGCGCCAGGGCAGCTTGCCTCGCACTATGCGCCCAATGGCGCGGTGCGCCTGAATGCCAGTGAAGCGCGCGCGGGCGAAACGCTAATCGGTTTTGGCAAGATCTCGGGCGATGTAACACTCTCGGCCGGCGGGGATCTCAGCGAAGCTGCGGCCAATCTGTTCCGAATTTTGCGTCAGATGGATGCACGCGGGGTGACCCACATTGCCGTCGCCCCAATTCCCGATACCGGGCTTGGCCGCGCCATCAATGACCGTCTGCGCCGCGCCGCCGCGCCACGCACCCCCTGA
- a CDS encoding acyl-CoA dehydrogenase — protein sequence MTYRSPLADMMFMLDHVVDYASVARTDRFAEAGEGVAHAILSEAARMCDGVLAPLQRAGDLHPAFLENGVVRTSPGFAAGYRAIAEGGWIGMAAPQSAGGMGLPQTLTTVVNEMMAGACLALQLNPLMTQGQIEALEHHASDAIKALYLPNLTSGRWCGTMNLTEPQAGSDVGALKTKAEDAGDGTYRITGQKIFISWAGNDFTENVCHLVLARLPDAPPGTKGISLFMVPKNLPDANGAPGAANALRVVSLEHKLGLHGSPTAVMSFEGATGWMVGRPNMGMAAMFTMMNNARLGVGVQGIGAGEAAYQQALAYAGQRKQFGKPISDYPDVRRLLTTMKAELFVARAIALDCAVATDLGLATGQDDWRARAAFLTPIAKAFGTDTGIRVADMAIQVHGGMGYIEETGIAQYLRDARVTAIYEGTNGIQAMDLVGRKMADKGAAAMALLGDIAEGARRARGMLPDLADAVHSAVGNLRDDTEKLVACSDMADRGAGAAPYLAAFARVLGGHYHLRAAMAAGGSGPRTDLAAVYIERLLPAHQSLLANARAGADDLFALSLDDLAG from the coding sequence ATGACCTATCGCAGCCCGCTTGCCGACATGATGTTCATGCTGGACCATGTGGTCGACTATGCCAGCGTCGCACGAACAGATCGGTTTGCCGAGGCCGGAGAAGGGGTGGCGCATGCAATCCTGAGCGAAGCCGCGCGGATGTGCGACGGGGTTCTCGCACCGCTGCAACGCGCAGGCGATCTGCATCCGGCGTTTCTGGAAAACGGCGTTGTACGAACCTCTCCGGGGTTTGCGGCGGGGTATCGCGCGATTGCCGAAGGTGGCTGGATCGGGATGGCGGCCCCGCAAAGCGCCGGCGGCATGGGACTGCCGCAGACACTGACCACCGTGGTGAACGAGATGATGGCAGGCGCCTGCCTGGCGTTGCAGCTGAACCCGCTGATGACCCAAGGTCAGATCGAAGCGCTGGAACATCACGCTAGCGATGCAATCAAGGCGCTTTACCTGCCCAATCTGACCTCGGGTCGGTGGTGCGGCACCATGAACCTGACCGAGCCGCAGGCGGGCAGCGACGTCGGCGCGTTGAAGACCAAGGCCGAGGATGCGGGCGACGGCACATATCGGATCACCGGGCAGAAGATCTTCATCTCCTGGGCGGGCAATGATTTTACCGAGAACGTCTGCCATCTGGTGCTGGCGCGCCTGCCGGATGCGCCGCCGGGCACCAAGGGGATCAGCCTGTTTATGGTGCCGAAAAACCTGCCGGACGCGAATGGAGCGCCAGGCGCGGCCAATGCGCTGCGTGTCGTCAGTCTGGAACATAAGCTGGGGTTACACGGCTCTCCGACGGCGGTGATGTCGTTTGAGGGCGCGACCGGCTGGATGGTGGGCAGGCCGAATATGGGCATGGCGGCGATGTTCACGATGATGAACAACGCCCGGCTGGGCGTCGGTGTTCAGGGCATCGGCGCTGGCGAGGCCGCTTATCAACAGGCATTGGCCTACGCGGGTCAGCGCAAGCAGTTCGGCAAGCCGATCAGCGACTATCCGGATGTGCGGCGACTGTTGACCACGATGAAAGCAGAGCTGTTTGTGGCCCGCGCCATCGCGCTCGACTGCGCGGTGGCGACCGATCTGGGCCTGGCGACAGGGCAGGACGACTGGCGCGCCCGCGCGGCCTTCCTGACGCCGATTGCCAAGGCGTTTGGCACCGATACCGGCATCCGGGTGGCAGATATGGCGATCCAGGTGCATGGCGGTATGGGGTATATTGAGGAAACCGGCATCGCCCAGTATCTGCGGGATGCCCGCGTCACCGCTATTTACGAGGGCACCAACGGCATTCAGGCGATGGATCTTGTGGGCCGCAAGATGGCTGACAAGGGGGCGGCGGCGATGGCGCTTCTGGGCGATATCGCCGAAGGCGCGCGCAGGGCGCGCGGCATGCTGCCCGATCTGGCCGACGCGGTGCATTCGGCGGTTGGGAACCTGCGCGACGATACTGAAAAGCTGGTCGCCTGCAGCGATATGGCCGATCGCGGTGCTGGTGCCGCGCCCTATCTGGCCGCTTTCGCCCGTGTGTTGGGGGGTCACTATCATTTGCGCGCCGCGATGGCGGCGGGCGGCAGCGGTCCGCGAACCGACCTGGCGGCAGTCTATATCGAACGTTTGCTGCCCGCGCATCAGAGCCTTCTGGCCAATGCCCGGGCCGGGGCTGACGACCTGTTTGCCCTGTCACTGGACGATCTGGCCGGATGA
- a CDS encoding MBL fold metallo-hydrolase, translating into MPAKLRYPWDAPPATGDVIEVAEGILWTRLPLPMKLDHVNVFILDDGDSWTLVDTGFDTRKTRAIWEGLLTGPLAGKPVGRVIITHHHPDHVGLAGWFQAQGAELWATRTAWLMARMLTLDEQDRPAPETVEFWKSAGIDPEILTQRQSERPFNFADAVHPIALGFRRLDDGHRIRIGGRDWDVRLGGGHAPDHATFWSLDGALVLGGDQLLPSISPNLGVYATEPEADPVSDWIASCTRLTAFATEYQLVLPGHKLPFIGLPTRLRQLLDNHHGALARLERHLATPQVATACFMPLFKRQIGAGEYGLALVEAMAHCLHLWHAGRATRTRRDDGAWLWQMKDITDE; encoded by the coding sequence ATGCCCGCCAAACTGCGCTATCCCTGGGACGCGCCGCCGGCAACCGGCGACGTGATCGAAGTGGCCGAGGGCATCCTTTGGACACGCCTTCCGCTGCCGATGAAGCTGGATCACGTGAACGTCTTCATACTGGATGACGGTGACAGCTGGACGCTGGTTGATACCGGATTTGACACCCGAAAAACCCGCGCGATCTGGGAGGGATTGCTGACAGGACCGCTGGCGGGCAAGCCGGTGGGGCGCGTCATCATCACCCATCATCACCCCGATCATGTCGGTCTGGCCGGGTGGTTTCAGGCGCAGGGCGCCGAACTTTGGGCAACGCGCACGGCCTGGCTGATGGCGCGCATGCTGACACTCGACGAACAGGACCGACCCGCGCCCGAGACTGTGGAATTCTGGAAATCTGCCGGAATAGACCCTGAAATCCTGACACAACGCCAGTCCGAACGTCCGTTCAACTTTGCCGACGCCGTGCATCCGATCGCCCTTGGGTTCCGCCGTCTGGACGATGGGCACAGGATCCGCATCGGCGGGCGCGACTGGGATGTGCGCCTTGGCGGCGGCCACGCACCGGATCATGCAACATTCTGGAGCCTTGATGGCGCGCTTGTGTTGGGCGGCGATCAGTTGCTGCCCTCAATCTCACCCAACCTCGGCGTTTACGCGACCGAGCCTGAGGCCGATCCCGTCAGCGACTGGATCGCTAGTTGTACGCGCCTGACGGCCTTCGCAACCGAATATCAACTGGTCCTGCCGGGGCACAAGCTGCCGTTTATCGGTCTGCCGACCCGATTGCGCCAACTGCTCGACAATCATCACGGTGCGCTTGCCCGGCTGGAGCGGCATCTGGCGACCCCGCAGGTGGCGACCGCGTGCTTTATGCCATTGTTCAAGCGGCAGATCGGGGCGGGTGAATACGGCCTCGCCCTGGTCGAGGCGATGGCGCATTGCCTGCATCTGTGGCACGCTGGCCGCGCGACACGGACCCGGCGCGATGACGGGGCGTGGCTGTGGCAGATGAAGGACATTACCGATGAATGA
- a CDS encoding aa3-type cytochrome c oxidase subunit IV, giving the protein MADHEHGTMDIEVQEKTFAGFVTFVTRTVIIIIAALILLALING; this is encoded by the coding sequence ATGGCCGATCACGAACATGGAACCATGGACATCGAGGTCCAGGAAAAGACCTTTGCGGGATTTGTTACCTTCGTGACCCGCACCGTGATCATCATCATTGCTGCCCTGATCCTGCTGGCGCTTATCAACGGCTGA
- a CDS encoding AzlD domain-containing protein, with translation MSYSTGEIWLIIALLGIGTYAIRLSFLALLGGRELPPVVLRLLRYTPVALIPGLVAPLVAWPAATGGTTDPARLAAAIAALSMGYVTRNVLAAMVSGAFVLTLGLWIGG, from the coding sequence ATGAGCTATTCGACCGGGGAAATCTGGCTGATCATTGCCCTGCTGGGCATCGGAACCTATGCCATTCGCCTGTCATTCCTGGCGCTTCTGGGCGGGCGAGAACTGCCGCCAGTGGTGCTGCGCCTGCTGCGCTATACGCCCGTCGCCCTGATCCCCGGATTGGTTGCCCCGCTTGTGGCCTGGCCTGCAGCCACCGGAGGCACCACAGACCCCGCGCGACTGGCCGCAGCAATTGCGGCCCTAAGTATGGGGTATGTCACACGCAATGTTCTGGCGGCCATGGTCAGCGGCGCATTTGTCCTGACACTGGGCCTTTGGATTGGCGGCTAA
- a CDS encoding branched-chain amino acid ABC transporter permease, producing MASTTTKSAFWRGVRDASPFVLVVAPFAVLFGVVATEAGLNIAQTMGMTALVIAGAAQFTAVQLMTENAPVFLVIAAALAVNLRMAMYSAALAPYLGAAPFWQRALIGYVNFDQTYTASALEFERAPDMTIAERVVYFLGTVIPVAPPWLGFSLLGALFGSEIPASYALDFALPITFLAIVAPMLKSLAHIAAAATSVTFALLLAGLPSGIGLLIAGALAMAVGAFVETWQTRRRAR from the coding sequence ATGGCATCCACCACCACGAAATCTGCTTTCTGGCGCGGCGTGCGCGACGCGTCGCCATTCGTTCTGGTCGTCGCCCCCTTCGCAGTGCTGTTTGGCGTGGTCGCGACCGAGGCGGGCCTGAACATTGCGCAGACCATGGGGATGACCGCGCTGGTCATCGCAGGGGCGGCGCAGTTCACCGCCGTTCAGCTGATGACGGAAAATGCGCCGGTGTTCCTGGTGATTGCTGCAGCACTGGCGGTGAACCTGCGCATGGCGATGTATTCTGCGGCGTTGGCGCCGTATCTGGGTGCGGCGCCGTTCTGGCAGAGGGCGCTGATCGGTTACGTGAATTTCGATCAGACTTACACCGCCTCGGCGCTGGAATTCGAACGCGCCCCTGACATGACCATCGCAGAACGGGTCGTGTATTTCCTGGGAACGGTGATCCCGGTTGCACCGCCCTGGTTGGGTTTTTCGCTTTTGGGTGCCTTATTCGGCAGTGAGATTCCGGCGAGTTATGCGCTGGATTTCGCTTTGCCCATCACGTTCCTCGCGATCGTTGCGCCGATGCTGAAATCGCTGGCGCATATCGCGGCGGCGGCAACCTCGGTCACTTTCGCGTTGCTGTTGGCCGGGTTGCCATCGGGAATTGGATTGCTGATCGCCGGAGCACTGGCCATGGCGGTCGGGGCCTTTGTCGAAACCTGGCAGACACGGCGGCGCGCGCGATGA
- a CDS encoding sulfurtransferase FdhD, producing MQPSNDHPYLIAPDPDAPSLSRMVSGVDQAGETVRQPVVEERPLTIFLNGQEIVTAMTIGDYPEYLAIGFLANQRMLAPDEVVKAVDFDAESEAVVVRTDGTSSYEDKLAKKTRTSGCAVGTVFGDMMEGLDQVRLPKAAVHVTWLRELSKRINTTPSLYLHTGAIHGTVLCQADQPLVYMEDVGRHNAVDKVAGWMRSEGVEGGDKILYTTGRLTSEMVIKTALMGIPVLVSRSGFTAWGAEIAQKVGLTVVGRMRGERFICLSGADRLVWDD from the coding sequence ATGCAACCGTCAAACGACCATCCCTACCTGATTGCACCGGATCCCGACGCGCCTTCGCTGTCGCGGATGGTTTCCGGCGTCGACCAAGCCGGCGAAACGGTGCGCCAGCCCGTGGTGGAAGAGCGTCCGCTGACCATCTTCCTCAACGGTCAGGAAATCGTGACCGCGATGACCATCGGCGATTATCCAGAATATCTGGCCATCGGGTTCCTGGCCAATCAGCGGATGCTGGCCCCGGATGAGGTGGTTAAGGCCGTCGACTTCGATGCGGAATCCGAGGCAGTTGTCGTGCGCACGGACGGGACATCATCCTATGAAGACAAGCTGGCGAAAAAGACCCGGACAAGCGGCTGCGCGGTCGGAACGGTGTTTGGTGACATGATGGAGGGGTTGGATCAGGTGCGCCTGCCAAAAGCCGCCGTCCATGTCACATGGCTGCGCGAACTGTCCAAGCGCATCAACACCACACCCAGCCTCTATCTGCACACTGGTGCGATCCATGGAACGGTGCTGTGTCAGGCAGATCAACCGCTGGTCTATATGGAGGATGTGGGCCGCCACAACGCGGTCGACAAGGTGGCCGGATGGATGCGCAGCGAAGGCGTCGAGGGCGGCGACAAGATCCTTTATACCACCGGGCGACTGACTTCGGAAATGGTGATCAAAACCGCGTTGATGGGCATTCCGGTGCTGGTCAGCCGCTCGGGCTTTACCGCCTGGGGGGCCGAGATTGCGCAGAAGGTCGGGTTGACCGTTGTGGGGCGGATGCGGGGCGAACGCTTCATCTGTCTGTCCGGTGCCGACAGGCTGGTCTGGGATGACTAA
- the mobA gene encoding molybdenum cofactor guanylyltransferase MobA — protein MTKLPAVILAGGRATRMGGGDKALLPLKGAVLLDHVLARLQVQAGPIAINANGDPARFDRFGKPVLADSVTDHPGPLAGVLAGLDWAAGLEAQAIITVAADTPFFPTDLVARLRAPGAPLVLAATTDAGGKLWRHPTFGIWPVALRDDLRAALLDGMRKVVQWTDRHDGQLAEFPDEDAFFNVNTPEDLARAEAMA, from the coding sequence ATGACTAAGCTGCCCGCCGTGATCCTCGCCGGGGGGCGCGCCACCCGGATGGGTGGGGGTGACAAGGCTCTGTTACCGCTTAAAGGGGCAGTTTTATTAGATCACGTGCTGGCACGGTTGCAGGTGCAGGCCGGGCCGATTGCGATCAATGCCAACGGTGATCCGGCCCGGTTTGACAGGTTCGGCAAGCCGGTGTTGGCCGACAGCGTGACCGATCATCCGGGACCGCTGGCCGGGGTTCTGGCCGGGCTCGACTGGGCCGCCGGGCTAGAGGCGCAGGCGATCATCACCGTTGCGGCAGACACGCCTTTTTTCCCGACCGATCTGGTTGCGCGGCTGCGCGCGCCCGGCGCGCCGCTGGTGCTGGCGGCCACGACCGATGCCGGGGGCAAGCTGTGGCGGCACCCGACTTTCGGCATATGGCCAGTGGCGCTGCGCGACGATCTGCGTGCAGCCTTGTTGGACGGCATGCGCAAGGTCGTGCAGTGGACCGACCGGCACGACGGACAGCTGGCCGAATTTCCTGACGAGGATGCTTTCTTCAACGTCAACACGCCCGAAGATCTGGCCCGTGCCGAGGCGATGGCATGA
- the mobB gene encoding molybdopterin-guanine dinucleotide biosynthesis protein B: MKLYGVTGWKNAGKTGLMERLVVEFTRRGLRVSTIKHAHHAFDVDQPGKDSHRHRVAGAGQVLVTSAQRWALMTELGSAPEPSLADHLARLDSVDLLLVEGFKRDRHPKIEAWRSDTANPLIATQDQTIAAVASDAEIDTGGRPRFDLNDTVAIADFIASELDL; this comes from the coding sequence ATGAAGCTCTACGGTGTTACAGGCTGGAAGAACGCCGGCAAGACCGGGCTGATGGAACGCCTGGTGGTCGAGTTCACCCGGCGTGGTCTGCGCGTTTCCACCATTAAACACGCGCATCACGCATTCGACGTGGATCAGCCCGGTAAGGACAGTCACCGCCACCGGGTTGCCGGGGCCGGTCAGGTGCTGGTGACCTCGGCCCAGCGCTGGGCGCTGATGACCGAGCTTGGGAGCGCGCCGGAACCGAGCCTTGCCGACCATCTGGCACGGCTGGACTCGGTCGACTTGTTGCTGGTCGAAGGGTTCAAGCGCGACCGTCATCCAAAGATCGAGGCCTGGCGCAGTGACACCGCAAACCCGCTGATCGCGACCCAGGATCAGACGATTGCCGCCGTGGCATCCGACGCTGAAATCGACACTGGCGGACGGCCCAGGTTTGATCTGAACGACACGGTCGCCATTGCCGATTTCATCGCGTCCGAGCTGGATCTATGA